In Chitinophaga sp. HK235, a single window of DNA contains:
- the prs gene encoding ribose-phosphate diphosphokinase — MPQKIIFATQHYQYLKDRILAQTASQWENGQLEIRDFPDGEHYHRIVSEISNKEVILLGGTIDDKETLELYDLASGCIQLGAHSLTIVIPFFGYSTMERAVQHGEIVKAKTRAVLFSSLPNTSRGNRIMLIDLHVDGITWYFENDIRPVHLYAKDFVKEAALEIAGGKPFVLASTDAGRAKWVESLANDFHVPAAFAFKRRISGEETAITAISADVKDKIVIIYDDMIRTGGSLLHAAEAYLHAGAREIYVITTHGIFAGNGFQKIKDSGIIKGIYCTDTHPNALLIQDDMLQVKSVDQLIVNAVMARS, encoded by the coding sequence ATGCCACAGAAGATCATTTTTGCTACACAGCACTATCAATATTTAAAGGACCGAATACTGGCCCAGACCGCTTCCCAGTGGGAAAATGGCCAGCTCGAAATCCGCGATTTTCCTGATGGAGAGCATTACCACCGCATTGTCAGTGAAATCAGTAATAAAGAAGTAATCCTGTTAGGCGGCACCATTGACGACAAGGAAACCCTGGAATTATATGATCTCGCCAGCGGATGCATCCAGCTGGGGGCACACTCCCTTACCATCGTAATTCCATTCTTTGGTTATTCCACCATGGAAAGAGCTGTCCAGCACGGAGAGATCGTGAAAGCCAAAACCAGGGCAGTATTGTTCTCTTCTCTTCCCAATACCTCCCGGGGCAACAGGATTATGCTGATAGATCTTCATGTAGATGGTATCACCTGGTATTTTGAGAATGATATCCGTCCGGTACACCTTTATGCCAAAGATTTTGTGAAGGAAGCTGCGCTGGAGATAGCCGGCGGTAAACCTTTCGTGCTCGCCAGCACCGATGCAGGCAGGGCCAAATGGGTAGAATCACTTGCCAATGATTTTCATGTTCCGGCTGCTTTTGCCTTCAAACGCCGCATCTCCGGCGAAGAAACAGCCATCACCGCCATCAGCGCCGATGTAAAAGATAAAATCGTGATCATATACGACGATATGATCCGCACCGGCGGCTCTCTGCTGCATGCAGCCGAAGCCTACCTCCATGCAGGCGCCCGTGAAATCTACGTAATCACCACCCATGGTATCTTCGCTGGCAACGGCTTTCAGAAAATAAAAGACAGCGGTATCATTAAAGGTATCTATTGCACCGATACCCATCCCAACGCGCTCCTGATTCAGGATGATATGCTGCAGGTAAAATCCGTTGATCAACTTATCGTGAATGCTGTTATGGCCAGAAGCTGA
- a CDS encoding RNA polymerase sigma-70 factor translates to MQQPRTMSVSPPKVHFEKIFEENNAKVYRFAFKLTGDANRAQEITQLCFVRLWENMHQLKEGQDVFPLLFVYVKNLVIDETRKLYREKKALSLVADNQASETASSGEKILLQKELATQLQKVVENMPEQRRNVYMLSRSEGYSHKEIGQQLSISPATVKNHLTAALQYIRKELLHHFNIDTTQ, encoded by the coding sequence ATGCAACAACCTCGAACTATGTCTGTAAGCCCTCCTAAAGTTCATTTTGAAAAAATATTTGAGGAGAACAATGCGAAGGTGTACCGATTTGCATTCAAGTTAACCGGTGATGCTAACCGGGCACAGGAAATCACCCAGTTATGCTTTGTTCGCCTCTGGGAAAATATGCACCAGCTGAAGGAAGGGCAGGATGTTTTTCCCTTGCTGTTTGTGTACGTCAAAAATCTCGTCATAGACGAAACCCGTAAACTATACCGGGAAAAAAAAGCGCTCTCCCTGGTAGCTGACAACCAGGCCTCCGAAACAGCCAGCAGCGGAGAAAAAATTCTGCTGCAAAAAGAACTCGCCACGCAACTGCAAAAGGTAGTGGAAAATATGCCGGAACAACGGCGCAACGTATATATGCTAAGCCGTAGTGAGGGATATAGTCACAAGGAAATCGGACAACAGCTGTCTATCTCTCCGGCTACCGTTAAAAACCACCTGACAGCCGCACTGCAATACATCCGCAAAGAACTGCTCCATCACTTTAATATCGACACCACCCAATAA
- a CDS encoding TolC family protein — MKKYITGSCLFLIILLGSIAATAQEKILTLEQAIDVALKNNFSIRLARNTAELSANDYAYADFAFAPRLNATAGTNWSRTATKQEFANGTKRDTSGIKGNNINASVNLSWTLFDGLKMFATREKLEAIKDLGELGIKDQIQNSIATLIGGYYNIVQQKQQLRAIREQLSISEERVKLSDAKFTTGLGPKTDLLQSKVDYNAQKALFLRQLTLIEQSKALLNQLMAVPPNAIGYDVQDSIPINASLSFTTLQQNIANNNTAIKVQQQNINISALTIKERRADYFPTVSFNSAYNFNRSTSNAASNNFSPRFNRNGVINYGLTAAIPIFNGFNVKRQVKNARIDFDYQNIALDNIKSQIDLSLNNAFKDYEYYKKALALEEENNTLAEENMMVALERFKQGVSTTIEVKQAQQSLEDSNYRLIQARYNTKLAETELQRLNGSLLK, encoded by the coding sequence ATGAAGAAATATATCACCGGAAGCTGCCTGTTCCTGATCATACTACTGGGAAGTATCGCTGCCACTGCGCAGGAAAAGATACTGACCCTCGAGCAGGCAATAGACGTGGCACTTAAAAACAATTTCTCTATCAGGCTGGCCAGAAATACGGCTGAACTATCGGCTAACGATTACGCCTATGCGGACTTTGCATTTGCGCCACGCCTCAATGCCACCGCCGGCACCAACTGGAGCCGTACCGCCACCAAACAGGAGTTTGCCAACGGCACCAAAAGAGATACCAGCGGCATCAAGGGAAATAATATCAATGCCAGCGTCAATCTCAGCTGGACACTCTTCGATGGTCTCAAAATGTTCGCCACCCGCGAAAAACTGGAAGCCATCAAAGACCTCGGCGAGCTGGGCATCAAAGACCAGATACAAAATTCCATTGCTACCCTGATTGGTGGTTATTACAATATCGTGCAGCAAAAACAACAGTTGCGCGCTATCAGGGAACAACTGTCCATTTCAGAAGAAAGAGTGAAGCTCTCCGACGCCAAATTCACTACCGGCCTGGGTCCTAAAACAGACCTGCTGCAGTCTAAAGTGGATTACAACGCACAGAAAGCGCTTTTCCTGCGGCAGCTTACGCTCATCGAACAAAGCAAGGCATTGCTGAATCAGCTGATGGCCGTACCTCCAAACGCCATCGGATATGATGTACAGGATTCCATTCCCATCAATGCCAGTCTGTCTTTTACAACGTTGCAGCAAAACATCGCCAACAACAACACGGCTATCAAAGTACAACAACAGAATATCAATATTTCAGCACTCACCATCAAAGAACGCCGTGCCGACTACTTCCCGACAGTGTCGTTCAACTCAGCTTATAACTTTAACCGGAGTACGTCTAACGCGGCATCCAACAACTTCAGCCCCCGCTTTAACCGCAATGGGGTGATCAACTACGGCCTCACTGCAGCTATTCCTATCTTCAATGGCTTCAATGTAAAACGTCAGGTGAAAAATGCCCGGATAGATTTCGATTATCAGAATATCGCACTTGATAACATCAAATCACAGATCGATCTCTCCCTGAATAATGCTTTCAAGGATTATGAATATTACAAGAAAGCTTTAGCACTGGAAGAAGAAAATAATACGCTGGCAGAAGAGAATATGATGGTGGCACTCGAACGCTTCAAACAAGGAGTATCTACTACCATCGAGGTAAAACAGGCCCAGCAAAGCCTGGAAGATTCCAACTACCGTCTTATCCAGGCCCGGTATAATACCAAACTCGCTGAAACAGAACTGCAGCGGCTCAACGGCTCCCTGTTGAAATAG
- a CDS encoding carboxypeptidase-like regulatory domain-containing protein, whose translation MIRLLAYIGALFFFFFICQQHTSAQVRLSGMVADQETKTGLPFVSIINKRTMTGTLSSESGRFYIEGMPGDTIEFSMLSYTQRQVVMPGMSSSLDIYLQRRLFELQGVNVKGSNYKKDSLAMRDEYDRYFRYRKPGAVDVLKTLPANPITALSYLVPSKARKRKEQFHEQLLYWEKEKYIDYRYSPELVGKMTKLQSPELDSFMHRYRPGYQFLNDATEYDLLLFIKQSFAEYQRTKGK comes from the coding sequence ATGATTCGACTTTTAGCATATATCGGAGCACTTTTTTTCTTCTTTTTCATTTGCCAACAGCACACATCAGCGCAGGTAAGATTGTCTGGTATGGTGGCAGACCAGGAAACGAAAACGGGATTGCCATTTGTTTCCATCATTAACAAAAGAACGATGACGGGCACGCTCAGCAGTGAGAGTGGTCGTTTTTATATTGAAGGTATGCCGGGTGATACCATTGAGTTTTCTATGCTCAGTTATACCCAGCGCCAGGTTGTAATGCCAGGGATGTCTTCTTCTCTGGATATCTACCTGCAGAGAAGGCTTTTTGAGTTACAGGGTGTGAATGTAAAAGGAAGCAACTATAAAAAGGACTCACTGGCTATGCGTGATGAATACGATCGTTATTTCCGTTACCGTAAGCCAGGTGCTGTAGACGTATTAAAAACGCTGCCTGCCAACCCTATCACTGCCTTGTCCTACCTGGTGCCCAGTAAGGCGCGCAAGCGTAAGGAACAGTTCCATGAGCAGCTGTTGTACTGGGAAAAAGAAAAGTATATTGATTACCGTTATTCTCCTGAGCTGGTGGGCAAAATGACCAAACTGCAAAGCCCCGAGCTGGATTCCTTCATGCATAGATACCGCCCTGGTTATCAGTTTCTCAATGATGCTACTGAATATGACCTGTTGTTGTTCATCAAACAGTCATTTGCAGAATATCAGCGGACAAAGGGCAAATAA
- a CDS encoding S41 family peptidase has protein sequence MKYWYLGIALFCMACSKKDQPAPTPTGPVTQQEINNWMLDSMRLFYLWNETLPVSANPQQETVSFYNSLKNAADPFSMIYNPGNWATFPRSMLYNYGMDYSIIPHPSAASGFIGVVRLVIPGSNADKAGFSRGMYFTAINGQPVNSSNAATITAQLLREGKGNFTPATITAGVISEQTPVEVLLGIVTENPIYLQKVINSNGKKIGYLFYNAFNDNYNNALLTAFQDFKAQGVTELILDLRYNTGGSLAAAAVLSSLVASRLNAQTSFVEYTGNNKQGKQLLDVSTMLRYPESGTPVNFSSIQSARLTLDRVFILTGRQTISAAELTINNLKPYTQVTQIGQTTYGKDKGAVIIKDGSRRITWVLQPIAYRLSNAKGEGNYATGITPQYVVDEMTSLPLSAIGDISDPLITRALALINGGGRSASSENVNRENTYFNTLSTGAEVIIPR, from the coding sequence ATGAAATACTGGTACCTGGGAATAGCCCTTTTCTGTATGGCCTGTAGCAAAAAAGACCAGCCCGCACCTACGCCCACCGGCCCTGTCACCCAGCAGGAAATCAACAACTGGATGCTGGATAGCATGCGTCTTTTCTACCTGTGGAATGAAACACTGCCTGTCTCCGCCAATCCTCAACAGGAAACAGTCTCCTTTTACAACAGCCTGAAAAACGCCGCAGATCCTTTTTCGATGATTTATAATCCGGGCAACTGGGCCACCTTCCCCAGAAGCATGTTATATAACTACGGCATGGATTACAGCATCATTCCGCATCCTTCAGCTGCCAGTGGCTTTATTGGCGTGGTACGCCTCGTTATCCCCGGCTCCAATGCCGACAAAGCAGGCTTTAGCCGTGGTATGTATTTTACAGCTATCAATGGCCAGCCGGTCAACAGTAGCAACGCTGCTACCATCACGGCACAACTACTGCGGGAAGGAAAAGGAAACTTCACGCCGGCAACCATCACAGCCGGCGTTATCAGCGAACAAACGCCAGTGGAAGTATTGCTGGGCATCGTTACTGAAAATCCGATCTATCTTCAGAAAGTGATTAACAGCAACGGCAAAAAAATCGGCTACCTTTTTTACAATGCATTCAACGATAATTACAATAACGCCTTATTGACTGCCTTTCAGGATTTCAAAGCACAAGGTGTCACCGAGCTGATTCTCGACCTTCGGTATAATACCGGTGGAAGTCTGGCTGCAGCGGCGGTTTTATCCAGCCTGGTGGCCAGCCGGCTCAATGCACAAACTTCATTTGTAGAGTATACCGGTAATAACAAACAAGGCAAACAACTGCTGGATGTTAGCACTATGCTGCGTTATCCGGAAAGTGGTACACCAGTAAACTTCAGCAGTATCCAGTCTGCCCGTCTCACATTGGATCGCGTTTTTATCCTTACCGGCCGTCAAACCATCTCTGCTGCAGAGTTGACCATCAATAACCTCAAGCCCTATACGCAGGTAACACAGATAGGACAAACTACCTACGGAAAAGACAAAGGTGCTGTCATTATCAAAGACGGTAGCCGCCGCATCACCTGGGTATTACAGCCTATTGCTTACCGGCTTTCCAATGCCAAAGGGGAAGGCAATTATGCTACAGGCATCACACCTCAATATGTGGTAGATGAAATGACCAGTCTCCCGCTCTCTGCCATCGGCGATATCAGCGATCCCCTCATCACCAGAGCACTGGCGCTGATCAACGGAGGAGGCAGATCAGCATCCTCAGAAAATGTAAACAGGGAGAACACCTACTTCAATACGTTGTCTACCGGTGCAGAAGTGATCATTCCGCGCTAA
- a CDS encoding FecR family protein, producing MDKQLLDKYFKGHCTEQEATAVEAWLSAPDSPLLDEFMMEKWDAANPPVAAAPKIHRWWYTAAAAVVTGMIGLVSFLWQQGHARQELAARYDTLRNNSNNIQLFTMADGSEVWLNAHSTVCYGLLYNKENRELWLSGEAYFKVVKDEDRPFMVHAGGLTTTVLGTSFNIATSNKADGAIQVSLIEGKIAVSKLHGFNKILLPGQMLEYVNGKEPQLMAFGQHEVLDWKSGKIHFENTSLADALMKLQQRYGIHIILEQPEIGNRKISGEFKKEVSPEKILTTLAYVHNISITRVNDSTFQVQRKRN from the coding sequence ATGGACAAACAACTACTGGACAAGTATTTTAAAGGACATTGTACGGAACAGGAAGCAACTGCTGTTGAAGCCTGGTTATCGGCGCCGGACTCTCCCCTGCTCGATGAGTTTATGATGGAAAAGTGGGATGCTGCGAATCCGCCGGTGGCGGCCGCGCCCAAAATACATCGCTGGTGGTATACAGCAGCAGCGGCCGTAGTAACCGGTATGATAGGGCTGGTATCTTTTCTGTGGCAACAGGGACATGCACGGCAGGAGCTGGCAGCCCGCTACGACACGTTGCGCAACAACAGTAACAATATCCAGCTGTTTACCATGGCCGATGGTTCTGAAGTGTGGCTGAATGCTCATTCCACGGTATGTTATGGCCTGCTGTACAACAAGGAAAACAGAGAACTGTGGTTATCCGGCGAAGCCTATTTTAAAGTAGTAAAAGATGAAGACCGTCCCTTTATGGTGCATGCCGGCGGTCTTACTACCACTGTACTGGGAACATCCTTTAATATCGCCACTTCCAACAAAGCAGACGGTGCTATCCAGGTGAGCCTGATAGAAGGAAAAATTGCAGTAAGCAAATTGCATGGATTCAATAAAATACTATTACCTGGCCAGATGCTGGAATATGTGAATGGTAAAGAACCACAGCTGATGGCTTTCGGACAGCATGAAGTATTGGACTGGAAGAGCGGTAAAATACATTTCGAGAATACCAGTCTGGCGGATGCCCTGATGAAACTGCAGCAGCGTTATGGTATCCATATCATCCTGGAGCAACCGGAAATAGGCAACAGGAAGATATCCGGAGAGTTTAAAAAAGAAGTATCACCCGAAAAAATATTGACCACCCTGGCGTATGTGCACAACATCTCCATTACTCGTGTAAATGACAGTACATTCCAGGTACAACGCAAACGCAACTAA
- a CDS encoding TonB-dependent receptor, protein MQKSTQRFCTGKRMSFKLLSLFLLMTGSSPFLLQAQSYISLTDKVQLQSARTNAAAIVKSLQDQTSYTFIYDPEYLTQCTLSAVKFEGAPLGKVLQYLDQHAPVDIELTNNRTIAVRKGKAEKAAVKVSGRVTGRIVDSKNEPLPGVTIVVEGGQGAVSNVDGSYELQLEPGKYTITFSYISFDSRKVTDVEVTPKEITPLNIVLKSSGSRLKEVTVTGNYRKSSIEGLYALQKNNAGITDGISSDLIARTPDKNVGEVLKRVSGLSTLDNKYVVVRGLSERYNQASLNGQLMPSTELNRKNFSFDIIPSNVIENITVIKTLTPDRSAEFGGGLIEVNTVDIPSENFLNVSVGGSYNDKTTGKTFLSLPLEGKEYWAKASDHRKLLGKFDWKDRADIISAFDASIGKSEHFNNNYGITSFNAQPSTNYQISLGRVLPEHGKGQFGVILAANYRNTLATQDVVMSRAGFEGDKSMDYAAFRGQRYGFTTNLGGMAGIGYRNERNRIGFQSIYQRSLDQQLVSGIGQSAAYSAHTYAYFDMTGVTGLWQNQLKGEHSIGHNGLKVKWLGSYTQLDRQRPDNHFFAGNYLDTDNNYPNNYNVDYLFPINVTAGALRTWSRARENNYSWDLSAAQPFKFNIGAVPLDNTFKLGYGGWSKSRFFYVINTANTIQNPGQNYLPVSTLMTPENGLETKLERFGDNYNRSASLHAVYGMLDNKIGDFRLVWGVRGEYYNLNNVNAALDVLDQDLNRGRGEDNKLDLSGLRNREPDFRLFPSANLTYSLTPSMNLRLAYAESIIRPDLREMSGLREYDFELGGTYYSTYVTSTTIRHYDFRYEWYPGPGEIVSFSLFYKKMKNPMEIFKEANNEFRLRNSKEAKNYGLEIELRKSLQFTGVPVLRNITLSGNFTYLDSRVTPMIVRFDGTDPDNPRKVVITENVLPEEKRPQAGASNYMVNAGLAYDTKPVSFNLVYNYVTNRMYRANEIYALSLFERPLESLDAQLAFHLLKGKGELRLNVSNLLNSFSLVYINRFDDDPQILAGSKMPTTKQLLYHSGNDAIDYKASPGRTFSLTASYKF, encoded by the coding sequence ATGCAAAAATCTACACAAAGATTTTGTACGGGGAAACGTATGTCCTTTAAACTGCTGTCCCTGTTCCTGTTGATGACGGGGTCATCGCCTTTCCTGTTGCAGGCCCAGTCCTATATTTCTCTTACTGATAAGGTGCAGCTGCAGTCGGCACGGACCAATGCAGCCGCCATCGTGAAATCGCTGCAGGACCAGACCTCTTATACTTTTATATACGATCCCGAATACCTGACACAGTGCACACTTTCTGCTGTAAAGTTTGAAGGTGCTCCATTAGGAAAGGTATTGCAGTACCTCGATCAGCATGCTCCTGTTGATATTGAACTGACCAATAACCGTACTATTGCCGTACGCAAAGGCAAGGCGGAAAAAGCAGCCGTAAAGGTTAGTGGCCGTGTCACCGGCAGAATAGTAGACTCTAAAAATGAACCACTGCCAGGTGTGACTATTGTGGTAGAAGGCGGACAAGGCGCCGTATCTAACGTAGATGGTAGCTACGAGCTGCAACTGGAGCCTGGTAAATACACCATCACTTTCTCCTATATCTCTTTCGACAGCCGTAAAGTGACAGATGTGGAAGTGACACCCAAAGAGATCACACCACTGAACATCGTGCTGAAAAGCAGCGGTTCCCGGCTGAAGGAAGTGACTGTTACCGGCAACTACCGGAAATCCTCCATAGAAGGACTTTACGCACTGCAAAAAAATAATGCGGGCATCACTGATGGTATCAGCTCAGATCTCATCGCCCGCACACCGGATAAAAACGTAGGTGAAGTGCTGAAACGCGTGAGCGGCTTGTCTACGCTGGATAATAAATATGTAGTGGTGCGCGGTTTGAGCGAACGTTATAACCAGGCATCCCTGAATGGTCAGCTGATGCCCAGCACAGAACTGAATCGTAAAAATTTCAGCTTCGATATTATTCCTTCCAATGTAATTGAAAATATAACTGTCATTAAGACACTTACTCCGGATCGTAGTGCGGAATTCGGTGGAGGGCTGATAGAAGTAAATACTGTAGATATCCCTTCTGAAAATTTTCTCAACGTCAGCGTGGGTGGCAGTTATAATGATAAAACGACTGGTAAAACGTTTTTGTCGCTTCCGCTGGAAGGGAAAGAATACTGGGCGAAAGCTTCAGACCATCGTAAGCTGTTAGGTAAATTCGACTGGAAAGACCGCGCAGACATCATCAGTGCATTTGACGCCAGTATTGGTAAAAGCGAACATTTTAATAATAACTACGGTATTACATCTTTTAATGCACAGCCGTCTACCAACTATCAGATCTCTCTGGGCCGTGTGTTACCGGAGCATGGCAAGGGTCAGTTTGGTGTGATCCTGGCAGCCAACTACCGCAATACGCTGGCTACGCAGGACGTAGTGATGAGCCGTGCCGGCTTTGAAGGTGATAAATCGATGGATTATGCCGCCTTCAGAGGACAACGTTATGGTTTTACTACCAACCTGGGTGGCATGGCCGGAATCGGTTACCGTAATGAGCGCAACCGTATTGGTTTTCAAAGCATCTATCAACGTTCTCTTGACCAGCAGCTGGTATCCGGTATCGGCCAGTCTGCCGCCTACAGTGCACATACCTACGCTTATTTTGATATGACCGGTGTTACTGGTTTATGGCAGAACCAACTGAAGGGAGAACATTCCATTGGTCATAATGGGCTTAAAGTAAAATGGCTGGGCAGCTATACACAGCTGGACCGTCAGCGCCCTGACAACCATTTTTTTGCAGGCAACTACCTGGACACAGACAACAATTATCCCAACAACTATAACGTCGATTATCTCTTCCCGATCAATGTGACTGCCGGCGCACTCCGCACCTGGAGCAGAGCCCGTGAGAACAACTACAGCTGGGACCTGTCTGCTGCACAGCCTTTTAAATTCAATATCGGTGCTGTGCCGCTGGATAATACTTTCAAGCTGGGCTATGGAGGCTGGAGTAAAAGTCGCTTTTTTTACGTGATCAATACTGCCAATACCATCCAGAATCCAGGACAAAATTATCTGCCTGTATCTACCCTCATGACACCTGAAAACGGACTGGAAACAAAGCTGGAACGTTTTGGGGACAACTATAACCGCTCGGCCTCCCTGCATGCGGTTTATGGTATGCTGGACAACAAGATCGGTGATTTCAGGCTGGTATGGGGTGTTCGTGGGGAATACTATAATCTGAATAACGTAAATGCTGCCCTGGATGTGTTGGATCAGGACCTCAACAGAGGACGTGGTGAAGATAATAAACTGGACTTGTCCGGTTTAAGAAACAGGGAGCCTGATTTCCGGCTGTTTCCTTCCGCCAATCTTACTTACAGCCTCACTCCTTCCATGAACCTGCGACTGGCTTATGCAGAAAGTATTATCCGTCCGGACCTGCGTGAGATGAGTGGTTTGAGAGAGTATGACTTTGAACTGGGAGGTACTTACTATAGCACCTATGTAACGTCTACCACTATACGTCATTATGATTTCCGCTATGAATGGTATCCCGGACCTGGTGAGATCGTGTCTTTCTCTCTTTTCTATAAGAAGATGAAAAACCCGATGGAGATATTCAAGGAAGCCAACAATGAATTCCGCTTGCGCAACAGTAAGGAAGCGAAGAACTATGGTCTGGAGATAGAGTTGCGTAAATCACTTCAGTTTACCGGTGTGCCCGTGTTGCGTAACATCACGCTGTCCGGCAACTTCACTTATCTGGATTCCCGCGTGACGCCGATGATTGTTCGTTTTGACGGAACTGACCCTGATAACCCGCGTAAAGTGGTGATCACGGAAAATGTGTTGCCGGAAGAAAAGAGACCACAGGCCGGGGCCAGCAATTATATGGTGAATGCGGGACTGGCTTATGATACTAAGCCGGTATCTTTTAACCTGGTGTACAACTATGTAACCAACAGGATGTACCGGGCCAATGAAATCTACGCTCTCTCGCTGTTTGAGCGTCCGCTCGAATCACTGGACGCACAGCTGGCATTTCATCTGTTGAAAGGCAAAGGTGAATTAAGATTAAATGTATCCAATCTGCTGAACAGTTTCAGCCTGGTATATATCAATCGTTTTGATGATGATCCGCAGATTCTGGCTGGCAGTAAAATGCCTACTACCAAACAGTTGTTATACCATTCCGGTAACGATGCGATCGACTATAAAGCCAGTCCGGGAAGGACTTTTAGCCTGACCGCCAGTTACAAATTCTGA
- a CDS encoding alpha/beta fold hydrolase produces MRKSCALLLLFISMAVIGFAQGIKPATPPANFTSKVMAVENGLTIHYVIGGKGQPLLLLHGFGQNWYMWERLLPELSKHFTVIAPDLPGLGESGKPADGYDKKTMALHIHALMQKLGFNNIMLAGHDIGLMVAYAYARQYENEVTKLVLMDALLPGVEPVWSQVRGAAWWFGFFAWPASPDIVEGKAKTFLTGFWPVVGYVKDPFTKQESDEFIRAYSVHGSIAGSFHWFAAFPQDARDNQEFMKHKLKMPLLAMAGEFASSFLPEHCRLVADNVKGVIIKDAGHWIVQENTPQVQKEFLEFLLAQ; encoded by the coding sequence ATGAGAAAGTCATGTGCTCTTTTGCTGCTGTTTATCAGTATGGCAGTCATTGGTTTCGCCCAGGGCATTAAGCCTGCAACTCCACCTGCTAATTTTACAAGCAAAGTCATGGCCGTTGAAAACGGATTAACCATCCATTACGTCATAGGAGGAAAAGGCCAGCCTCTCCTGTTATTACACGGCTTCGGACAGAACTGGTATATGTGGGAGCGTTTGCTTCCTGAATTGTCAAAACACTTTACAGTGATCGCTCCGGACCTTCCCGGGCTTGGAGAGTCTGGTAAGCCTGCTGATGGTTACGATAAAAAGACGATGGCGCTACATATACACGCGCTGATGCAAAAACTGGGATTTAACAATATTATGCTTGCAGGCCACGATATAGGACTGATGGTGGCCTATGCTTATGCCAGACAATATGAAAATGAAGTAACGAAACTGGTCTTGATGGATGCATTATTACCAGGTGTTGAACCGGTGTGGTCACAGGTCCGCGGTGCTGCCTGGTGGTTTGGTTTCTTTGCCTGGCCTGCCTCACCGGATATTGTTGAAGGAAAGGCGAAAACGTTTCTGACGGGCTTCTGGCCGGTAGTCGGATATGTAAAAGACCCTTTTACAAAACAGGAATCAGATGAATTTATCAGAGCCTATTCCGTACATGGATCTATTGCAGGAAGCTTTCATTGGTTTGCTGCATTTCCACAGGACGCCAGGGATAATCAGGAATTTATGAAGCACAAACTGAAAATGCCGCTGCTGGCCATGGCCGGAGAGTTCGCATCCTCTTTCCTTCCGGAACATTGCCGGCTGGTGGCCGACAATGTTAAAGGGGTGATCATAAAAGATGCCGGACATTGGATTGTGCAGGAGAATACTCCCCAGGTACAAAAAGAATTCCTGGAATTTTTACTGGCTCAATAA